A genomic window from Labrys wisconsinensis includes:
- a CDS encoding carbohydrate ABC transporter permease: MTLATTGTVTRERARPRESLRGRLQDALPKIVLAPSFVAILVFVYGFIVWTVYLSFTDSKTFVSSNFVGTGAYQKLWRWTFDTDPPSTWYTAITNMGIFAVLYIGLCLALGLLLAILLDQKIRGEGILRPIYLYPMALSFIVTGVAWKWFLDPGLGLEKTMHAWGWESFHFNWIKDNSMAIYCVVIAGVWQASGFIMAMFLAGLRGIDGEMLKAAQIDGASTVQLYRRIVIPQLKPIFLSAFIVLAHMAIKSYDLVVALTFGGPGTSSWLPSVFMYEYTFKRNQMAIGSASAVIMLMGISAIVVPYLYSELREKGR; encoded by the coding sequence ATGACCTTGGCCACCACCGGGACGGTGACGCGCGAGCGGGCGCGGCCACGCGAGAGCCTGCGCGGGCGATTGCAGGACGCCCTGCCCAAGATCGTGCTGGCGCCGAGCTTCGTGGCCATCCTCGTCTTCGTCTACGGCTTCATCGTCTGGACGGTGTACCTGTCCTTCACCGATTCCAAGACCTTCGTGTCGAGCAATTTCGTCGGCACCGGCGCCTACCAGAAGCTCTGGCGCTGGACCTTCGACACCGATCCGCCTTCGACCTGGTACACCGCCATCACCAACATGGGCATCTTCGCGGTGCTCTATATCGGCCTGTGCCTGGCCCTCGGCCTGCTGCTCGCCATCCTGCTCGACCAGAAGATCCGCGGCGAGGGCATCCTGCGGCCGATCTATCTCTATCCGATGGCGTTGTCCTTCATCGTCACCGGCGTCGCCTGGAAGTGGTTCCTCGATCCCGGCCTCGGCCTGGAGAAAACCATGCATGCCTGGGGCTGGGAGAGCTTCCACTTCAACTGGATCAAGGACAACAGCATGGCGATCTACTGCGTGGTGATCGCCGGCGTCTGGCAAGCCTCCGGCTTCATTATGGCCATGTTCCTGGCGGGCCTGCGCGGCATCGACGGGGAAATGCTGAAGGCGGCCCAGATCGACGGGGCTTCCACGGTCCAGCTCTACCGGCGCATCGTCATTCCGCAGCTCAAGCCGATCTTCCTCTCCGCCTTCATCGTGCTCGCCCATATGGCGATCAAATCCTACGACCTCGTGGTCGCCCTGACCTTCGGCGGGCCCGGCACCTCGTCCTGGCTGCCGTCGGTCTTCATGTACGAGTACACCTTCAAGCGCAACCAGATGGCCATTGGCTCGGCCAGCGCCGTGATCATGCTGATGGGCATCAGCGCCATCGTCGTACCCTATCTCTATTCCGAACTGAGGGAGAAGGGCCGATGA
- a CDS encoding ABC transporter ATP-binding protein: MAFLEIDNLKKRFGSVEILRGIDIDLDKGGFLVLVGPSGCGKSTLLNTIAGLETISDGEIRVDGQAINTLHPSKRDIAMVFQSYALYPNMTVAGNIAFGMEMRGVPKEERQKAIDSVAKTLQIGHLLNRKPSQLSGGQRQRVAMGRALVRNPKLFLFDEPLSNLDAKLRVDMRVEIKRLHATTGTTIVYVTHDQIEAMTLATKIAVLKDGELQQVGTPSEIYNKPANLFVADFMGSPAMNLIKATTGEENGRKVLKLVNGSGGGITLGVPGSIAAEPLADGRELILGIRPEAITDRDGADRHSKAIEVVDAKVEIVEPAGSDTFVVTHIGGKEVTARMRSDADVKAGETIPFAFNLDKAVVFDPQTGKRL, translated from the coding sequence ATGGCGTTCCTGGAAATCGACAATCTCAAGAAGCGCTTCGGCTCGGTCGAGATCCTCAGGGGGATCGATATCGACCTCGACAAGGGCGGCTTCCTGGTGCTGGTCGGCCCCTCCGGCTGCGGCAAGTCCACGCTGCTCAACACCATCGCCGGGCTGGAAACCATCTCGGACGGCGAGATTCGCGTCGACGGCCAGGCGATCAACACCCTGCACCCCTCCAAGCGCGACATCGCCATGGTGTTCCAGAGCTATGCGCTCTACCCCAACATGACGGTGGCGGGGAATATCGCCTTCGGCATGGAGATGCGCGGCGTGCCGAAGGAGGAGCGCCAGAAGGCGATCGACAGCGTCGCCAAGACGCTGCAGATCGGCCACCTCCTCAACCGCAAGCCCTCGCAGCTCTCCGGCGGCCAGCGCCAGCGCGTCGCCATGGGCCGGGCGCTGGTGCGCAACCCCAAGCTGTTCCTGTTCGACGAGCCCCTGTCCAACCTCGACGCCAAGCTGCGCGTCGACATGCGCGTCGAGATCAAGCGCCTGCACGCCACGACCGGCACCACCATCGTCTACGTCACCCACGACCAGATCGAGGCGATGACGCTGGCGACCAAGATCGCGGTGCTGAAGGACGGCGAGCTGCAGCAGGTCGGCACGCCGTCGGAGATCTACAACAAGCCGGCGAACCTGTTCGTCGCCGACTTCATGGGCTCGCCGGCGATGAACCTGATCAAGGCGACGACGGGCGAGGAGAACGGCCGCAAGGTGCTGAAGCTGGTCAACGGCTCCGGCGGCGGCATCACCCTCGGCGTGCCCGGCTCGATCGCGGCCGAGCCGCTGGCCGACGGCCGCGAGCTGATCCTCGGCATCCGCCCCGAGGCGATCACCGACCGCGACGGCGCCGACCGCCATTCCAAGGCGATCGAGGTGGTCGACGCCAAGGTCGAGATCGTCGAGCCGGCGGGCTCCGACACGTTCGTGGTCACCCATATCGGCGGCAAGGAGGTGACGGCCCGCATGCGCTCCGACGCCGATGTGAAAGCCGGCGAGACCATCCCCTTCGCCTTCAACCTCGACAAGGCCGTGGTGTTCGACCCGCAGACGGGCAAGCGGCTGTGA
- a CDS encoding LacI family DNA-binding transcriptional regulator, whose amino-acid sequence MGGPRRGASRATTIVDIARAAGVSKSTVSLVLKGSPLVKAETREAVEQAIERLGYVYNRSAANLRTARSSFVGMVISDLMNPFFTELAVGIEDALYNLGFIPILANTNEDVERQARVLQSLREHGVAGIVMSPARGTDAWSLAELLPRSMPLVVTMRRIEGSPAPYIGPDNRVGCRRAVEHLIGLGHTAIGFLGGDGTMTTQRERVSGYRDALQAAGLPFDEALVFESMPTRAGGVEAVTAALASPLRPTAVVCYNDIVAMGATRALTVRGVRVGVDFAVVGFDDIVEAENNAPPLTTMNADTRQMGARAAQGLLGLIGGADPAAMSFTGDSRLVVRESCGAHLRQKPIREAVR is encoded by the coding sequence ATGGGAGGGCCGAGGCGCGGCGCGAGCCGGGCGACGACGATCGTCGACATCGCGCGCGCCGCCGGCGTGTCGAAGTCGACCGTGTCGCTGGTGCTCAAGGGCTCGCCCCTGGTCAAGGCCGAGACGCGCGAGGCGGTCGAGCAGGCGATCGAGCGGCTCGGCTATGTCTACAACCGCTCCGCCGCCAATCTGCGCACCGCCCGCTCCAGCTTCGTCGGCATGGTGATCTCCGACCTGATGAACCCGTTCTTCACGGAGCTCGCGGTCGGCATCGAGGATGCGCTCTACAATCTCGGCTTCATCCCGATCCTGGCCAACACCAACGAGGACGTCGAGCGCCAGGCGCGGGTGCTGCAGTCGCTGCGCGAGCACGGCGTCGCCGGCATCGTCATGAGCCCGGCGCGCGGCACCGATGCCTGGAGCCTGGCCGAGCTCCTGCCCCGCTCCATGCCGCTGGTCGTCACCATGCGCCGGATCGAGGGCAGCCCGGCGCCCTATATCGGGCCGGACAACCGCGTCGGCTGCCGCCGGGCGGTGGAGCACCTGATCGGGCTCGGCCACACCGCCATCGGCTTCCTCGGCGGCGACGGCACGATGACCACCCAGCGCGAGCGCGTCTCGGGCTATCGCGACGCGCTGCAGGCCGCGGGCCTGCCCTTCGACGAGGCGCTGGTGTTCGAATCCATGCCGACCCGGGCCGGCGGCGTCGAGGCGGTGACGGCGGCGCTCGCCTCGCCGCTCCGGCCGACGGCGGTGGTCTGCTACAACGACATCGTGGCGATGGGCGCGACCCGCGCCCTCACCGTGCGCGGCGTCCGTGTCGGCGTCGACTTCGCCGTGGTCGGCTTCGACGACATCGTCGAGGCCGAGAACAACGCCCCGCCGCTCACCACCATGAATGCCGACACCCGCCAGATGGGGGCCCGCGCCGCGCAGGGCCTGCTCGGCCTGATCGGCGGCGCCGACCCGGCGGCGATGTCCTTCACCGGCGACAGCCGCCTGGTGGTGCGCGAATCCTGCGGCGCGCATCTGAGGCAGAAACCGATCAGGGAGGCCGTGCGATGA
- a CDS encoding carbohydrate ABC transporter permease yields the protein MTATTAPVREPASPGGHSLGTKIFIYGLLALFAFVYLVPLFVMLVTSFKTMDEIQGGTMLALPRSPTIVPWIKAWGGTCDGDACTSGVASHFWNSLKMVIPAVAISTALGAINGYVLTKWRFRGHKLVFGMMLFACFIPFQAVLLPVSSIFNLLSQLDRWLAEHVLHFSIGLTNSTFKLVFVHVIYGLGFTTLFFRNYYEAFPNELIKAAMIDGASFWKIFSRIILPSSLPIIVVTVIYQFTNIWNDFLFASAYAGEEAVSPITVALSNIVNTSTGVIEYNVNMAAAMIAGLPTLIVYVVAGRYFVRGLMAGAVKG from the coding sequence ATGACCGCCACCACCGCGCCGGTTCGCGAGCCGGCCTCGCCCGGCGGCCACAGCCTCGGCACCAAGATTTTCATCTATGGCCTGCTGGCGCTCTTCGCCTTCGTCTATCTCGTGCCGCTGTTCGTCATGCTCGTCACCTCGTTCAAGACCATGGACGAGATCCAGGGCGGCACCATGCTGGCGCTGCCGCGCTCGCCGACCATCGTGCCCTGGATCAAGGCCTGGGGCGGCACCTGCGACGGCGATGCCTGCACGAGCGGGGTCGCCAGCCATTTCTGGAACTCGCTGAAGATGGTCATCCCGGCGGTGGCGATCTCCACGGCCCTGGGGGCGATCAACGGCTACGTCCTGACCAAATGGCGCTTCCGCGGCCACAAGCTCGTGTTCGGCATGATGCTGTTCGCCTGCTTCATTCCGTTCCAGGCCGTGCTGCTGCCGGTCAGCAGCATCTTCAACCTGCTCAGCCAGCTCGACCGCTGGCTCGCCGAGCACGTCCTGCACTTCAGCATCGGCCTCACCAACTCGACCTTCAAGCTGGTGTTCGTCCACGTCATCTATGGCCTCGGCTTCACCACCCTGTTCTTCCGCAACTATTACGAGGCTTTCCCGAACGAACTGATCAAGGCGGCGATGATCGACGGCGCCAGCTTCTGGAAGATATTCTCGCGCATCATCCTGCCCAGCTCGCTGCCGATCATCGTCGTGACGGTGATCTATCAGTTCACCAATATCTGGAACGACTTCCTCTTCGCCTCCGCCTATGCGGGCGAGGAGGCCGTCAGCCCGATCACGGTGGCGCTGAGCAACATCGTCAACACCTCGACCGGCGTGATCGAATACAATGTCAACATGGCCGCCGCGATGATCGCGGGCCTTCCCACCCTCATCGTCTATGTCGTCGCCGGGCGCTATTTCGTGCGCGGGCTGATGGCCGGCGCCGTCAAAGGATAG
- a CDS encoding Gfo/Idh/MocA family protein: MTGKPIRWGVVGATTIGREWMIGAMREAGGEVVALMSSDRDRGAAYAGETGIPHATTDLAELLGSGIDAVYIATTNEKHRAQTLAAAAAGKHVLCEKPLALTLADAREMVEACRRAGVVMGTNHHLRNAATIRALRDAVAAGRIGKALFARVFHAVFLPPHLQGWRIKDAAAGSGAVMDITVHDADTLRFVLGDEPVAVTAMTQQGGMGGPGIEDGVMGVVRFRGGALAQFHDAFTTQYATTGFEVHGSEGSLIGTGCMTQRPVGEVVLRTAQGEEALTIAHENLYVRSVTAFQTAVRGEGAPVATGEDGIRSMALALAALTSASTGREAPVEPGI; encoded by the coding sequence ATGACGGGCAAGCCGATCCGCTGGGGCGTCGTCGGGGCGACCACCATCGGTCGCGAATGGATGATCGGCGCCATGCGCGAGGCCGGCGGCGAGGTGGTCGCGCTGATGTCCTCGGACCGGGACCGCGGCGCGGCCTATGCTGGGGAAACCGGCATCCCCCACGCCACCACCGATCTCGCCGAGCTTCTCGGCAGCGGCATCGACGCGGTCTACATCGCCACCACCAACGAGAAGCACCGGGCGCAGACCCTGGCGGCGGCGGCGGCCGGCAAGCACGTCCTGTGCGAGAAGCCGCTCGCCCTCACCCTCGCCGATGCGCGCGAGATGGTCGAGGCCTGCCGCAGGGCCGGCGTGGTGATGGGCACCAACCACCACCTGCGCAATGCCGCCACCATCCGCGCCCTGCGCGATGCGGTCGCGGCGGGGCGCATCGGCAAGGCGCTGTTCGCCCGCGTCTTCCACGCGGTGTTCCTGCCGCCGCACCTGCAGGGCTGGCGCATCAAGGACGCCGCGGCCGGCTCCGGCGCGGTCATGGACATCACCGTGCACGATGCCGACACGCTGCGCTTCGTGCTCGGCGACGAGCCGGTGGCCGTCACCGCCATGACCCAGCAGGGCGGCATGGGCGGGCCGGGGATCGAGGACGGCGTCATGGGCGTGGTGCGCTTCCGGGGCGGGGCGCTGGCGCAGTTCCACGACGCCTTCACCACGCAATACGCCACCACCGGCTTCGAGGTGCACGGCAGCGAGGGCTCGCTGATCGGCACCGGCTGCATGACGCAGCGCCCCGTGGGCGAGGTGGTGCTGCGCACGGCGCAGGGCGAGGAGGCGCTGACCATCGCGCACGAGAACCTCTACGTCCGAAGCGTCACCGCCTTCCAGACCGCGGTGCGCGGCGAGGGCGCCCCCGTCGCCACCGGCGAGGACGGCATCCGTTCCATGGCGCTGGCGCTCGCCGCGCTGACCTCCGCCAGCACCGGGCGCGAGGCGCCGGTCGAGCCCGGGATCTGA
- a CDS encoding dihydrodipicolinate synthase family protein has protein sequence MATLTLPTAAGGLETYATGPASPYPLAHAGPYPRTVYAAAHVVADARALTDPWRRPAIDWDATLAFRRHLWGLGFKVAEAMDTSQRGLGLDWPGAAELIARSLAEARSVPGADLACGAGTDQLDPAAAASLDDVAAAYEAQMSHVEAHGGRIILMASRALCRSARHADDYLAVYGRLIRQARDKVILHWLGEAFDPALAGYWGADAFSPAMETVLTLIREHADKIDGIKISLLDAGKEVAMRRLLSPDVVMYTGDDFNYAELMAGDGEGVSHGLLGIFDPIAPAAAAALDRLAQGDRAGYDAILGPTVALSRKLFEAPTQFYKCGVVFLAWLNGFQDHVRMLGGAESARGILHYAEVFRLADQAGLLIDPERAATRMRALCAVNGVE, from the coding sequence ATGGCCACGCTCACCCTGCCGACCGCCGCCGGCGGCCTCGAGACCTACGCGACCGGACCGGCCTCGCCCTACCCGCTGGCGCATGCCGGGCCCTACCCTCGCACGGTCTATGCCGCGGCGCATGTGGTGGCCGACGCCCGCGCCCTGACCGACCCCTGGCGCCGGCCGGCGATCGACTGGGACGCCACCCTCGCCTTCCGCCGGCATCTGTGGGGCCTCGGCTTCAAGGTGGCCGAGGCGATGGACACCTCCCAGCGCGGCCTCGGGCTGGACTGGCCGGGCGCTGCCGAGCTGATCGCCCGCTCGCTGGCCGAGGCGCGGTCCGTGCCGGGCGCCGACCTCGCCTGCGGCGCCGGCACCGACCAGCTCGATCCGGCAGCGGCGGCCTCGCTGGACGACGTCGCCGCCGCCTATGAAGCGCAGATGTCCCATGTCGAGGCCCATGGCGGGCGCATCATCCTGATGGCGAGCCGGGCGCTCTGCCGCAGCGCCCGCCATGCCGACGACTATCTCGCCGTCTACGGCCGGCTGATCCGCCAGGCCCGCGACAAGGTGATCCTGCACTGGCTGGGCGAGGCCTTCGACCCCGCGCTGGCCGGCTACTGGGGTGCCGACGCCTTCTCTCCGGCCATGGAGACGGTGCTGACGCTGATCCGCGAGCACGCGGACAAGATCGACGGCATCAAGATCTCGCTGCTCGATGCCGGCAAGGAGGTGGCGATGCGCCGGCTGCTGTCGCCTGACGTCGTCATGTATACCGGCGACGACTTCAACTATGCCGAGCTGATGGCGGGCGACGGCGAGGGCGTCTCGCACGGCCTGCTCGGCATCTTCGACCCCATCGCCCCGGCCGCCGCCGCCGCGCTCGACCGCCTCGCCCAGGGCGACCGCGCCGGATACGACGCCATCCTCGGCCCGACCGTGGCGCTCTCGCGAAAACTGTTCGAGGCGCCGACCCAGTTCTACAAATGCGGCGTGGTGTTCCTGGCCTGGCTCAACGGCTTCCAGGACCATGTCCGCATGCTCGGCGGCGCGGAATCGGCCCGCGGCATCCTGCATTACGCCGAGGTGTTCCGGCTGGCGGACCAGGCGGGACTGCTGATCGACCCCGAGCGCGCGGCGACGCGGATGCGGGCGCTGTGCGCGGTGAACGGTGTGGAGTGA
- a CDS encoding enoyl-CoA hydratase/isomerase family protein — translation MSEPVRLAVEGPVATITLARPEKLNALDEAMMTALGAAADRLDADASVRAVILTGEGKGFCAGGDIAAWGALHPLDMGQGWVRAGHRVFDKLARLKAPLIAAINGHALGGGLELAATADIRVCARQAKLGLPETGIGMVPGWSGTQRLVARFGAGAVRRLALTGEIVTAERALAMGLVDEVVETGGALERAQALAAMAATRGPVANIVAKQLINAAEAEDAAAALEILAGSLVSYTEDLREGVAAFREKRTAIFTGR, via the coding sequence ATGAGCGAGCCCGTCCGCCTCGCCGTCGAAGGTCCCGTCGCCACCATCACCCTGGCGCGGCCCGAGAAGCTCAACGCCCTCGACGAGGCGATGATGACAGCGCTCGGCGCCGCCGCCGACCGGCTCGACGCGGATGCCTCGGTGCGGGCGGTGATCCTCACCGGCGAGGGCAAGGGCTTCTGCGCCGGCGGCGACATCGCCGCCTGGGGCGCGCTGCACCCGCTCGACATGGGTCAGGGCTGGGTGCGCGCCGGCCACCGCGTGTTCGACAAGCTGGCGCGCCTCAAGGCGCCGCTGATCGCGGCGATCAACGGCCATGCCCTCGGCGGCGGCCTGGAGCTGGCGGCGACCGCCGACATCCGCGTCTGCGCGCGCCAGGCCAAGCTCGGCCTGCCGGAGACCGGCATCGGCATGGTGCCCGGCTGGTCCGGCACGCAGCGCCTGGTGGCGCGCTTCGGCGCCGGCGCGGTGCGCCGCCTCGCCCTCACCGGCGAGATCGTCACGGCCGAGCGGGCGCTGGCCATGGGCCTGGTCGACGAGGTGGTGGAGACGGGCGGAGCCCTGGAACGGGCGCAGGCGCTGGCGGCGATGGCCGCGACGCGCGGGCCGGTCGCCAACATCGTCGCCAAGCAATTGATCAACGCCGCCGAGGCGGAGGACGCCGCGGCGGCGCTGGAGATCCTGGCGGGCTCGCTGGTCTCCTATACCGAGGACCTCAGGGAAGGCGTCGCCGCCTTCCGCGAGAAACGCACGGCCATCTTCACGGGACGGTGA
- a CDS encoding acyl CoA:acetate/3-ketoacid CoA transferase, whose amino-acid sequence MAFPRVLTADEAAALIGDGATVTVSSSSGLGCPDAVLAAIGRRFEASGHPRNLTTLHPIAAGDMWGIKGIDHIARPGLLARVLAGSYPSGPSSAEPPAIWRMITGNEIPAYNIPSGILFDMHREAAARRPGVLTRIGMETFVDPLLQGCAMNARAAAEPIVKRVAFEGEDWLYFKAVVPDVAVIRATTADERGNLSYEHEGGYLGPLDQALAVRNNGGLVIAQVKRLAKSGTLKPQQVLVPGVLVDAIVVAPDQMQTTQTPYEPAISGEVFRPLSSFEVPEFGVPKVIARRVARELRYGDAVNIGFGISANVPRILIEEGRHGDVTWVIEQGAVGGVPLLDFQFGCASNAEAIVPSPYQFTYFQGAGFDASLLSFLQIDRQGSVNVSKLGARPHVTAGAGGFVDITARARRIVFSGYFTAAAKLGIEGGALRINAEGKVRKLVEAVEHVSFAGARAVAQGQDITYVTERCVLKLTGDGVVVTEIAPGVDLERDVLAQAEFPLVVAPTLAVMDAALFRPEPIGLDIGGGAI is encoded by the coding sequence ATGGCCTTTCCGCGCGTCCTCACCGCCGACGAAGCTGCCGCCCTGATCGGCGACGGGGCGACGGTGACCGTCTCCTCCTCCTCCGGCCTCGGCTGCCCCGACGCGGTGCTGGCGGCGATCGGCCGGCGCTTCGAGGCCTCGGGCCATCCCCGCAATCTCACCACGCTGCACCCGATCGCGGCCGGCGACATGTGGGGCATCAAGGGCATCGACCACATCGCCCGGCCCGGGCTGCTGGCGCGGGTGCTGGCCGGGTCCTACCCCTCCGGCCCGTCCTCGGCCGAGCCGCCGGCGATCTGGCGGATGATCACCGGCAACGAGATCCCGGCCTACAACATCCCCTCCGGCATCCTGTTCGACATGCACCGCGAGGCCGCGGCGCGGCGTCCGGGCGTGCTGACCCGGATCGGCATGGAGACCTTCGTCGATCCCTTGCTGCAGGGCTGTGCGATGAATGCCCGCGCGGCGGCGGAGCCGATCGTCAAGCGCGTCGCCTTCGAGGGCGAGGACTGGCTCTATTTCAAGGCTGTCGTGCCCGACGTCGCCGTCATCCGCGCCACCACGGCGGACGAGCGCGGCAACCTCTCCTACGAGCACGAGGGCGGCTATCTCGGGCCGCTCGACCAGGCGCTGGCGGTGCGCAACAATGGCGGCCTCGTCATCGCCCAGGTCAAGCGCCTGGCCAAGAGCGGCACGCTCAAGCCCCAGCAGGTGCTGGTGCCGGGCGTGCTGGTCGACGCGATCGTGGTGGCCCCCGACCAGATGCAGACGACGCAGACCCCCTACGAGCCGGCGATCTCGGGCGAGGTGTTCCGGCCGCTGTCGAGCTTCGAAGTGCCGGAATTCGGCGTTCCCAAGGTGATCGCGCGGCGCGTGGCCAGGGAGCTGCGCTACGGCGACGCCGTCAATATCGGCTTCGGCATCTCGGCCAACGTGCCGCGGATCCTGATCGAGGAGGGCCGGCACGGCGACGTCACCTGGGTGATCGAGCAGGGCGCCGTCGGCGGCGTGCCGCTGCTCGACTTCCAGTTCGGCTGCGCCTCCAATGCCGAGGCGATCGTGCCCTCGCCCTACCAGTTCACCTATTTCCAGGGCGCGGGCTTCGATGCCTCCCTCCTGTCCTTCCTGCAGATCGACCGGCAGGGCTCGGTCAACGTCTCCAAGCTCGGCGCCCGCCCGCACGTCACCGCCGGGGCCGGCGGCTTCGTCGACATCACGGCGCGGGCCCGGCGCATCGTCTTCTCCGGCTACTTCACCGCCGCGGCCAAGCTCGGCATCGAGGGCGGGGCGCTGCGGATCAACGCGGAAGGCAAGGTCAGGAAGCTGGTCGAGGCGGTGGAGCACGTCTCCTTCGCCGGCGCCCGCGCCGTGGCCCAGGGCCAGGACATCACCTACGTCACCGAGCGCTGCGTGCTGAAGCTGACCGGCGACGGCGTCGTGGTGACCGAGATCGCGCCCGGCGTCGACCTCGAGCGCGACGTGCTGGCCCAGGCCGAGTTCCCGCTCGTCGTCGCGCCCACCCTCGCGGTGATGGACGCGGCGCTGTTCCGGCCCGAGCCGATCGGCCTCGACATCGGGGGAGGGGCGATATGA
- a CDS encoding ABC transporter substrate-binding protein, which translates to MKLLASAVVVAAAAFAGPAQAQVKEVQMLHWWTSGGEAAALNVLKQDLAKEGYAWKDVPVAGGGGDAAMTALKAMVAAGNYPTASQMLGYTVLDYAAAGKMGDLTETAKAEGWDKAVPVALQKFSVYDGKWVAAPVNVHSVNWLWINKAIFDKIGGTEPKTFDDLIALLDKAKAAGVIPLALGGQNWQEATMFDSVVLSTGGPEFYKKAFNDLDEDALKSDTMKKAFDNLGKLKAYVDPNFSGRDWNLATAMVIKGDALVQVMGDWAKGEFKAASKTPGNDFLCFRFPGTDGSVIYNSDMFGMFDVPADRKDAQVALAKATLSKSFQSAFNVVKGSVPARTDVPDTDFDACGKKGIADLKKANEGGTLFGSLAQGYGAPPAVANAYKDVVTKFVHDQIKTSDEAVTELVKAIDDAK; encoded by the coding sequence ATGAAACTCTTGGCGAGCGCCGTCGTGGTCGCAGCCGCAGCCTTCGCCGGTCCGGCGCAGGCGCAGGTCAAGGAAGTGCAGATGCTGCACTGGTGGACCTCGGGCGGCGAGGCGGCGGCGCTGAACGTCCTCAAGCAGGACCTCGCCAAGGAGGGCTATGCCTGGAAGGACGTGCCGGTGGCCGGCGGCGGCGGCGACGCGGCCATGACCGCGCTCAAGGCCATGGTGGCGGCGGGCAACTACCCGACGGCATCGCAGATGCTGGGCTACACGGTGCTCGACTATGCCGCGGCGGGCAAGATGGGCGACCTCACCGAGACCGCCAAGGCCGAGGGCTGGGACAAGGCCGTTCCGGTCGCCCTGCAGAAGTTCTCGGTCTATGACGGCAAGTGGGTGGCGGCGCCGGTCAACGTCCACTCCGTCAACTGGCTGTGGATCAACAAGGCGATCTTCGACAAGATCGGCGGCACCGAGCCGAAGACCTTCGACGACCTGATCGCCCTGCTCGACAAGGCCAAGGCGGCCGGCGTCATCCCGCTCGCCCTCGGCGGCCAGAACTGGCAGGAGGCCACGATGTTCGACAGCGTCGTGCTGTCGACCGGCGGGCCGGAATTCTACAAGAAGGCCTTCAACGACCTCGACGAGGACGCGCTGAAGTCCGACACGATGAAGAAGGCCTTCGACAATCTCGGCAAGCTCAAGGCCTATGTCGATCCGAACTTCTCCGGCCGCGACTGGAACCTGGCCACGGCCATGGTGATCAAGGGCGACGCGCTGGTGCAGGTGATGGGCGACTGGGCCAAGGGCGAGTTCAAGGCCGCCAGCAAGACGCCCGGCAACGACTTCCTGTGCTTCCGCTTCCCCGGCACCGACGGCAGCGTGATCTACAACTCCGACATGTTCGGCATGTTCGACGTGCCGGCCGACCGCAAGGACGCCCAGGTCGCGCTCGCCAAGGCGACGCTGTCCAAGAGCTTCCAGTCGGCCTTCAACGTGGTCAAGGGCTCGGTTCCCGCCCGCACCGACGTGCCGGACACCGACTTCGACGCCTGCGGCAAGAAGGGCATCGCCGACCTGAAGAAGGCCAACGAAGGCGGCACCCTGTTCGGCTCGCTCGCCCAGGGCTACGGCGCGCCGCCGGCGGTGGCCAACGCCTACAAGGACGTGGTGACCAAGTTCGTCCACGACCAGATCAAGACCTCGGACGAGGCCGTGACCGAGCTGGTCAAGGCGATCGACGACGCGAAGTGA